Genomic segment of Chitinophaga varians:
CGCTTTCCGCAACGCCTTTGAAAATACCAACGTTGCCCGTACGGCCTTTTATCCATCGCTGAATATCACCGCGGCAGGCGGCTTTACCAGCTTCGACTTCAGCCAGTGGTTCACCGATGCCGGCCTGTTTGGCAACGTGGTGGGTGGATTAACGCAGCCCATCTTTAACCGTGGCCTGAACAAAGCCAGGCTAACCACCGCACAGGCCAGGCAACAGGAGGCCCTGTACAACTTCAGTAAAACCATGCTGACAGCCGGAAAAGAAGTGTCAGACGCCCTCTACTCGCTGACGTCCGCTTCTGAGAAAAAAGAAAGCCGGGAAAAACAACTGGCATCTCTTGAAAAAGCGGTGGACTTCACCAAAGAATTACTGCGCTACAGCTCCAGCACCAACTATACAGACGTGCTGACTTCAGAACAGAATTTATTGAGCGCACAGATAGGAAGTATCAATGATCAGTTGCAGCAATGGCAGGCGGTGATCGCCTTATACCGCGCCCTCGGCGGTAAATAGTATACTAAAGGCCGGCACAGGGATTATAGCAAAGATGAACAGCGTTACCAGTGAATGTTTTTTGAATGATATCAGACAGGTTATTCCGCTATAATCCCTGTGCCGGTTTTTATCACAGTTCCAGTTTTTTCTTCCCTTTCCAGATAAACCACGACAGGTGGTCTATTTCATAAGACTCCAGTTCAAGGGACCTGACATAGCTTTTCAGCTGTTCCATATTTTCCGGCGCTTCCAACGCTTTTAATTCCTTAATGGGCTTGATATCCTGCGCGCACCGCAGTACCTCCACGATGGTGGGAATAGTGCCGGCGTTTATACCGTGTTGTTGTATGAACTGCACGAGGAAATGATTTTGTACGGACTGATGTTCATCATCTACCGTATCGAGGTACTGTTGCAGCAACGGGAAATAACGGGCGTCAGCCAGTGCCAGTCCGAATACGGCATAGGTGCCGGGCCGCGCGCATTGTTCCGCTTCCACGTCTTCGTACCATTCAAACTCATGGCGGATGGCCAGTTGTACATATTTTTCCAGTTGCGGGAAAAGTGCAGGGTATTGCAGCGCATTGGCGAAGAAACGCTGTGTGGCGGATTTGCCCAGGCCTTTAATGGGAAGCAGGTTTTTTGCTTTGGACTTGCACTTGATTTGGTAGCTCGGCGGAAAGCCTTTCTCCAGCAGGTGACAGATAAAGTCCAGCGCTTTGCCGTAGGCCGTTTCAGTCTCGTTTTTAAAGTTGATTTCGAAAGTGGCGAATACGTCGTTGGCCGTGCAGGTCACGTCCGCGTCCTTGTATTGGATGTCAGCATCGCTGAAGGTGCCGCTGCCTTTTTTCAGGACCTGGGCGGCTTTGGTGCTGCCCAGCTCTTTCGCTTTTTCGATAAAGCCAACGCCGGTGCTGCGGCTGTAGTTAGGCTCAAAGCGGATGATGCTCACGCCGGCATATACCAGCAGGTCCAGCAGGTTGTCCGGCGGCGCGGACCTTTCATGGTTTTCCTTTAACGCAAATTCCGGTAGGCCCCAGGCGGGTTTATGAACATTATAAAAAACCGGCAAAAATATATCTTCTGCCCATCTCCGCAGGGCGTAGGTAATATGGTGCTGATGTTGTTGCTGGGATTCCTTCTTGTGTTTATTGAGCGTTCTGATTTTCTCAAAAATGGCGATAACGCCCGGTACATCCGTCTCCGGGTATAATACCGGGTTGATCAGGTGTTTGGCCAGGAAAAAAGTTTCCAGTTCTTTGGTAGGATATTGTCCCTCATGGATTTTTTGGGTGAGATATTGATCGATGGCCTGCCGGAGCTTTGTTTTTTTTACCTCGCTGGTGGCCCTCAATACCGGCAGTTGATAGAATTTATCGTCTATCCTGAATTTACCGTCTATCTCAAACTGAAAGTCGAGTATCGGGTTGTCGTCGTAGGAGAGATACAGCGCGGTAAGTTTCTTCTGTAACAATGGCAGCAGTTGATCGATCTCTTCTTTGGTGAGCGGGGCATCGGGGAAATCGGTGCCTTCGTATTTCACATCGGGGCGGTCACTGCCGTCGTTGTCCATAAAACAGTGTACCTGGCCTTTGTAGTAAAAAAAGCGGGCATAATCGTGTACGCCTGCCTGTAAGGTGGTGCGTTTGATAATACTGACAGCGTCTTTTGAAGCGTTTATTTTTTGCAGCAGCTGACTGGTGGCGGTCGTAATATCGTTGACAATCGTTTCGAAACGGTCCATGCGGGTTAATTTAAATGACAATGTTGAATCGGCGGCAAATTAGCAAAAAACAGCGAAATAAAGGTTGCATAAGGGGAGGTGTTTTCGTATCTTTACAACTGCTCAAAAAAGCCATGCACGGCAGCGGATACAGCATGAATCTCAGTTTTCTGTAACAACATATGAATAGTTTCCACCACATCTGTTAACAGCAGGTGCAGGGGATTTTTTGGGAGTACCATTGTGAAAAAACGATGTAAGAGATATGAATGTGAACAATCAACAACAGCGGCCTTCTTTCGGGGAAGCGCTAGGGTTCTGGTTTAAACTGGGATGGATCAGTTTTGGCGGTACGGCAGGGCATATTGCCATTATGCATGAATACCTGGTGGACCGCAAGAAATGGATCAGTAACAGCCGCTTTCTTCATGCGCTCAACCATTGTATGATATTGCCCGGGCCGGAAGCGCAGCAGCTGGCCACCTATGTGGGCTGGCAGTTGCATGGTAAAAAAGGCGGACTGGCCGCGGGAATATTGTTTGTATTGCCTTCCATGTTTATCCTGCTGGCATTAAGCATGATGTATGTGATATATGGTAACGTGCCCTGGATCTACGCCATGTTTAATGGCCTGAAGCCTGCGGTGGTAGCCATTATTATATTGGCCATGATAAGGGTGGGGCAGAAGGCATTGCACACGCCGCTGCATTATGTGCTGGCGGCAGCAGCCTTCATAAGTATCTTCTGGTTCAATTTGTCCCTGTTGGCGATCATTGCCGGTACTATCGGCATAGCGATGCTGGTGCGTTATATATGGCCTTCGCTGGTGGAGCAGGACAGTCATGAGGAAGAAGCGATGGTGGCTGAAGAGCAGGGGTATTACCTCAACAGATATACGAAGTCGCCGGCCACCGGCAATGTGATGCTGCGTCTCGTCAAACAGACAGGCGTGGCGCTGTTGTTGTGGACATTGCCTTTTGCGCTTTTTTTCTGGCTGGCGGAAGATTTCCGGTTCTGGAAAGGCATGGTGCTCTTCTTCACACAAACGGCTTTTGTGACGGTGGGAGGCTCTTATACGGTGCTGCCTTATGTGGCGCAGTTCAGTGTAGGAAAGCTTAACTGGTTAAGCAATATGCAGATGATTGATGGTTTCGCCCTTGCGGAAACCACGCCGGGGCCGCTCATCATCGTATTGTCCTATGTGGGTTTTATGGCGGGCTATAATCATTTTGGCGGATCGTTGTGGATGGGCACTCTCGGATTGCTGACCACCACCTTCTATACTTTCCTGCCTTGTTTCCTGTTCATTTTCGCCGGCGCGCCGCTGATCGGGAAAACGCAGGAGAACAAATCGATTGCCGGCGTACTGGGCTTCGTGTCCGCTGCGGTCACAGGGGTGATCCTGAACCTGACGCTCTTCCTGGGGAAAGATGTGCTGTTCCCTGGTGGGGTGACATTCGGCAACCTGGATTATTCCGCTTTGTGCTGGATGTTGTTATCGCTTTTCCTGTTGATACGGTACCGGCTAAACGTAGTTTACCTGATTGGCATGAGCCTGTGTTTCGGCGGACTTCATTACCTCTTGGCCAAATAAAATATCCTGATATTTATCAGTTGGGCGTGTACCGGTAACACCTACATTTGCGGTATAATCCTGTCGTATGTTACTACCTGCTGTGGTGGCGGCCACCATCTTTGTGATTATTTCCGCTATACATTTTTACTGGGCTTTCGGCGGCCGTTGGGGCATAGGAAAGGTGGTGCCGGTCAATACGGCCGGTGAGCCAATGTTAAACCCCGGCGCTGTAGGCACTTTTATCGTGGCGCTCGGGCTACTGTTTTTTGCGCTGGTGCTGACCGCCAATACCGGTGTTTTTGGCCAGCTGGTAAGCCGTACTGTGGTGATATGGGCCACCAGGGGCATCGCTGCCATCTTTGCCTTGCGGGCCATCGGCGATTTTAAATATGTGGGCCTTTTCCGCAAGGTAAAAACAACGCCGTTCGCCCGTAAGGACACGCTGCTGTTTACGCCATTGTGTATCGTATTGTGTGTGCTGTGCCTGCTGGCGACGCGGCCATAAGCGGTTTCCGTTTAACGATAGTGAGATGTATGGGGCCTGTGTTGACAGGGCTTTCAAGGCGAGGGAAGAGATACAACGGGCCCGTTGTATTTTCCGTTTTTATTTTTGCGGCAGCGGTGCGAGCGCGGAGCCAAGCTCCTGCAACAGCTGGACTGTTTCTGTCAGCAGGTCGGCGATGAGCAGGGCCGGTAGTTCCGCGATACTGATGATGACGGCGACGATACTAAAGTTGTGCATGGTAGAATTTACGGTAATAGGCAAATTTTTGGGCCATATCTTTCCGGGTTTCCGGAAGGCCTTCCATAGCCAGTTTTTTGAACCAGGTGAGCACTGTTTCGCTGAACTGGCCAAACCCCTGCGATTGGCTGATGGCATCCGTGAGCTGTGTGGTGGCGGCATCGTCCTGCTGCCAGTAGAGCGCTATCGCCTGACACAGACCGGTGGTTAATGCAGGGTCGTAGCATTTCTTCAGGCAACGCGCTGTTGCGGCAGCCCTGTCGGGGTAATTCATCAACATAAAAAACAGAAAATGTTTAAGGCTGGTCACGTCAGCAGCGGTCAACCGCAGTGCGGACAGATCAGGCCGGTGCGCCAGTTTCGCTGACCCGGCAGGATCTTCATACTTATTCAAGGCATGTCTTTCCAGTAATGCCGCCAGATCGGTGAGTGCAGGCATGGCCTGTACCGGTGCCGCCTGACAGTCGGACATTAATTGTTCGAGTAGTATTTGCATAAACTGATTTATTACGGTTCCGTTCTTTACCTTTACAAAGAAAGAACATTTTTCTGGTAAAAACAACGAATTCGTTTTTAATTATACCGAAATCGTTTTATTTTAAAATAACTGATTTTTCAATAAAATCTTTCTAAAGATGACTCCTTTAGTGGAACTGATCACAGCATGGGAAGCATATGCCGGTCAGGCTGACAAGCCTGCCGTGACTGACTTTTGCGCGCAATACCTGCGGAAACAGGCAAAGAAAAAGAAGGACAAATCCAAAGAAAGCCCGGCGCCCGACATGGATGGCCTTATCTCTGAACTGATTGGCAGGATGAGCGGCATGCACACCATCTATGCTAAAATCATGATGAAGGAGTGGCCTGATATCGAACTGGAATGGTTTTACCTGCTCAATATCATCAAATACAAAAAAGAAGCAAGGAAAACAGATATTATCAGTCTCTGTATGA
This window contains:
- a CDS encoding DUF6138 family protein, which encodes MDRFETIVNDITTATSQLLQKINASKDAVSIIKRTTLQAGVHDYARFFYYKGQVHCFMDNDGSDRPDVKYEGTDFPDAPLTKEEIDQLLPLLQKKLTALYLSYDDNPILDFQFEIDGKFRIDDKFYQLPVLRATSEVKKTKLRQAIDQYLTQKIHEGQYPTKELETFFLAKHLINPVLYPETDVPGVIAIFEKIRTLNKHKKESQQQHQHHITYALRRWAEDIFLPVFYNVHKPAWGLPEFALKENHERSAPPDNLLDLLVYAGVSIIRFEPNYSRSTGVGFIEKAKELGSTKAAQVLKKGSGTFSDADIQYKDADVTCTANDVFATFEINFKNETETAYGKALDFICHLLEKGFPPSYQIKCKSKAKNLLPIKGLGKSATQRFFANALQYPALFPQLEKYVQLAIRHEFEWYEDVEAEQCARPGTYAVFGLALADARYFPLLQQYLDTVDDEHQSVQNHFLVQFIQQHGINAGTIPTIVEVLRCAQDIKPIKELKALEAPENMEQLKSYVRSLELESYEIDHLSWFIWKGKKKLEL
- the chrA gene encoding chromate efflux transporter → MNVNNQQQRPSFGEALGFWFKLGWISFGGTAGHIAIMHEYLVDRKKWISNSRFLHALNHCMILPGPEAQQLATYVGWQLHGKKGGLAAGILFVLPSMFILLALSMMYVIYGNVPWIYAMFNGLKPAVVAIIILAMIRVGQKALHTPLHYVLAAAAFISIFWFNLSLLAIIAGTIGIAMLVRYIWPSLVEQDSHEEEAMVAEEQGYYLNRYTKSPATGNVMLRLVKQTGVALLLWTLPFALFFWLAEDFRFWKGMVLFFTQTAFVTVGGSYTVLPYVAQFSVGKLNWLSNMQMIDGFALAETTPGPLIIVLSYVGFMAGYNHFGGSLWMGTLGLLTTTFYTFLPCFLFIFAGAPLIGKTQENKSIAGVLGFVSAAVTGVILNLTLFLGKDVLFPGGVTFGNLDYSALCWMLLSLFLLIRYRLNVVYLIGMSLCFGGLHYLLAK
- a CDS encoding DUF3995 domain-containing protein, whose protein sequence is MLLPAVVAATIFVIISAIHFYWAFGGRWGIGKVVPVNTAGEPMLNPGAVGTFIVALGLLFFALVLTANTGVFGQLVSRTVVIWATRGIAAIFALRAIGDFKYVGLFRKVKTTPFARKDTLLFTPLCIVLCVLCLLATRP